The Mucilaginibacter mallensis genome has a segment encoding these proteins:
- a CDS encoding carbamoyltransferase family protein — protein MYILGISAYFHDSAACLLKDDHIIAAVQEERFTRKKNDDSFPEQSIKYCLREAGITLKDVGYVVFYEKPFLKFERLLETYFAFAPDGFVSFLKAMPVWITEKLFLKRNLRKALKNIDAEWNNELLFTTHHQSHAASAFYPSPFNDAVILTADGVGEWSTTSVAIGNKNDIKFVKEIRFPSSIGLLYSAFTYYLGFKVNVDEYKVMGLAPYGKPVYVDVILNNLIDLKDDGSFWLDMQYFNYCTGLTMTSSRFHELFGSKPRVQQQEITQFHMDIACSIQAVAEQVMLKIATALYKEYKLENLCMAGGVALNCVANGRILKESGFKNIWIQPAAGDAGGALGAAYAVYYQYLGNSRDETAHDKMQNALLGPHYNTADIKQQLISNGIAFKEPAPDDYYKTIARYIADGKVVGYFKGRMEFGPRALGARSIIADPRNADMQSILNQKIKFRESFRPFAPAILEEYAADFFETDVPSPYMLVVADVKPNCRLPLSNQDEQRSGFEKLKIVRSVIPAVTHVNNSARLQTVNKTLHPDFYNLINAFYELTNYPLLINTSFNRMDEPIVNTPVEALACFNQTGMDVLVLEDLIITKSSS, from the coding sequence ATGTACATACTGGGTATATCCGCTTATTTTCATGATAGCGCAGCCTGTTTGCTTAAAGATGATCACATCATAGCTGCTGTGCAGGAAGAGCGTTTTACCCGTAAGAAAAATGATGATAGCTTTCCGGAGCAATCCATCAAATACTGTTTGCGCGAAGCCGGGATAACATTAAAGGATGTTGGCTACGTGGTTTTTTATGAGAAGCCATTTTTAAAATTTGAACGCCTGCTGGAAACCTATTTTGCCTTTGCGCCTGATGGCTTCGTATCGTTTTTAAAAGCTATGCCGGTATGGATAACGGAAAAACTGTTCCTGAAAAGGAATTTAAGGAAAGCCCTGAAAAATATCGATGCCGAATGGAATAATGAGTTGTTATTTACCACCCATCACCAGTCGCACGCGGCCTCGGCATTTTATCCATCTCCTTTTAATGATGCCGTTATCCTTACTGCCGATGGCGTTGGGGAATGGTCTACAACATCGGTAGCCATCGGCAATAAAAATGATATTAAATTTGTAAAGGAGATCCGTTTCCCAAGTTCTATAGGCTTATTGTATTCAGCTTTTACCTATTACCTGGGTTTTAAGGTTAATGTTGATGAATACAAAGTAATGGGCCTGGCGCCTTACGGAAAGCCGGTTTATGTTGATGTTATATTGAATAACCTTATCGATTTAAAGGATGATGGCTCATTTTGGCTCGATATGCAATACTTTAATTATTGCACCGGCCTTACTATGACATCATCACGATTTCATGAATTATTTGGTAGTAAGCCACGCGTCCAGCAACAGGAAATTACGCAGTTCCATATGGATATAGCCTGCTCTATTCAGGCAGTTGCCGAACAGGTAATGCTAAAAATAGCCACTGCCTTATACAAGGAGTATAAGCTGGAGAATTTATGCATGGCAGGTGGTGTTGCCTTAAACTGTGTGGCAAATGGCAGGATCCTGAAAGAATCGGGTTTTAAAAATATATGGATCCAACCCGCGGCAGGTGATGCTGGCGGCGCATTAGGAGCGGCATATGCAGTTTATTATCAATATTTAGGCAATAGCAGGGATGAAACAGCGCATGATAAAATGCAAAACGCGCTTTTAGGCCCTCATTATAATACAGCCGATATAAAACAGCAACTAATAAGCAATGGCATAGCATTTAAAGAACCTGCACCTGATGATTATTATAAAACGATTGCCCGGTATATAGCAGACGGCAAAGTGGTGGGTTATTTTAAAGGGCGAATGGAGTTCGGCCCCAGGGCGCTGGGTGCCCGCAGTATAATTGCCGACCCCCGCAATGCGGACATGCAGTCGATACTCAATCAAAAAATAAAATTCAGGGAATCATTCAGGCCTTTTGCACCCGCTATATTGGAGGAATATGCCGCTGATTTCTTTGAAACAGATGTGCCGAGCCCCTATATGTTGGTGGTGGCTGATGTTAAGCCAAATTGTAGATTACCACTTTCTAATCAGGATGAGCAACGCTCAGGATTCGAAAAGTTAAAAATAGTCCGGTCAGTTATACCCGCCGTAACACACGTAAATAACTCTGCCCGTTTACAAACCGTTAACAAAACTCTCCATCCCGATTTTTATAACCTGATTAATGCATTTTATGAACTCACCAATTATCCATTACTTATAAATACTTCATTTAACCGTATGGATGAGCCAATTGTAAATACCCCGGTTGAGGCTTTGGCGTGTTTTAATCAAACCGGCATGGATGTATTGGTGCTTGAAGATTTAATAATAACAAAAAGTAGTTCATAG
- a CDS encoding CHC2 zinc finger domain-containing protein: MSSINTNVSSVQINADLVKIVSGYVLLRESRNVLKGNCPFHQDNAASFMVAPAKNIFKCFGCGKEGGPLEFMVLIETKNITKMQQPQL, encoded by the coding sequence ATGTCTTCTATAAATACCAACGTCTCTTCTGTTCAAATTAACGCCGACCTGGTTAAAATTGTATCCGGGTATGTATTGCTCCGGGAAAGCAGGAACGTATTAAAGGGTAATTGCCCCTTTCATCAGGATAATGCGGCTTCCTTTATGGTAGCACCGGCTAAAAATATCTTTAAATGTTTCGGGTGTGGTAAAGAAGGCGGCCCCTTGGAGTTTATGGTGTTGATAGAAACCAAGAACATAACAAAAATGCAGCAACCGCAACTATGA
- a CDS encoding ABC transporter permease yields the protein MLKSYLKIAWRNLRKNKLYAVINITGLTIGIVSCLLIGVYIRHELSYDRFNENADKIVRVTMEFNHGGGSQKFAFTGTKVGPQFKRTFPEIADYVRLYKWPRIVSYNNLLFKENNFVYAEPSFFKIFSFKLKEGDIIDALSSPDKIVITETIAKKYFNDEDPIGKILKVGDKNFRVSAIAADAPSNSQIRFDFLVPFNTLDQAKKEQYYGANYTTYLLLKEKGQISSLQTKISAYMKMVDRDELNLTGSQFVRLYIEPLTKVHLYSNLPGDAEPNGSIVYIYILIVVAILILVIACVNYVNLAIAQSAGRGAEISIRKVMGAGRLQLFTQFIGEALMVATIGIVLAIGIAYIALPYFNQLSGMQFSYAVFFNPVIMVSLVLLALIIGLFAGAYPALLLANIRLSKILKAGFSFTSGKSTRGSLIIFQFVISIFLIITTVIILQQLSFIRNKDIGYNKSNVMVVPVGYEMMPQMDGLKKQLANIPGVESVAAANNEPVNVMWGDAIKTDDGKSLTVNALPMDEDFIKTMQLKIIAGSDFTYSDVLQMDDTTNNHKNFHYTFILNESAARALGWTPEQAIGKKISKDAPGVVKAVVKDFNFKSLHMPISPLLLFLDHNQSQDLFVRINANQTSAVIQAIQSLWKQRVQNRPFEYKFLDDDFDALYRTEQRTAGVFSTFSALAILLACMGLFAITAFSVVQRTKEIGIRKVLGANVSSIVLLISKDFLFMVIIAMAIASPIAWYMSAQWLQGFAYRIHIYWWVFASAGIVSLMVAAITVSVQAIKAALANPVDSLKSE from the coding sequence ATGTTAAAGAGCTATTTGAAAATTGCCTGGAGGAATTTAAGGAAGAACAAACTATATGCTGTTATAAATATTACGGGTTTAACGATAGGCATTGTCAGCTGTCTTTTAATCGGTGTCTACATCAGGCACGAATTGAGCTATGACCGTTTCAATGAAAATGCCGATAAAATTGTGCGTGTTACCATGGAATTTAACCATGGCGGAGGATCCCAAAAGTTTGCTTTCACAGGTACTAAGGTCGGCCCCCAGTTTAAAAGGACATTTCCGGAGATCGCTGACTACGTACGGCTATATAAATGGCCAAGGATTGTAAGCTACAATAACCTGTTATTCAAAGAAAATAATTTTGTTTATGCAGAGCCTTCTTTTTTTAAAATATTCTCTTTTAAACTAAAAGAAGGCGATATCATTGATGCGTTAAGCTCACCGGATAAGATTGTTATTACTGAAACTATTGCTAAAAAATACTTCAATGATGAGGATCCAATCGGGAAAATCCTAAAGGTTGGCGATAAGAATTTCAGGGTTTCTGCTATTGCCGCTGACGCGCCGTCAAATTCTCAGATCAGGTTTGATTTTTTAGTGCCCTTTAACACGCTGGATCAGGCTAAGAAAGAACAATATTACGGTGCCAATTATACCACTTACCTGTTGCTGAAAGAGAAAGGGCAAATATCATCTTTACAAACAAAGATAAGCGCCTACATGAAAATGGTAGACAGGGATGAACTTAACCTGACAGGGAGCCAATTTGTACGTCTTTATATCGAACCCTTAACAAAGGTTCACTTATATTCAAACCTGCCGGGTGATGCAGAGCCAAACGGCAGCATTGTTTATATCTACATATTAATTGTTGTAGCCATATTGATACTGGTTATTGCCTGTGTTAATTATGTAAACCTTGCAATTGCCCAATCGGCCGGGCGTGGGGCCGAAATCAGTATCCGGAAGGTGATGGGAGCGGGCAGGCTACAATTATTCACACAATTTATAGGCGAAGCATTAATGGTAGCAACCATAGGGATAGTACTGGCTATTGGTATCGCTTATATTGCATTGCCCTATTTTAATCAACTTTCAGGGATGCAGTTTAGCTATGCTGTGTTCTTTAACCCGGTAATCATGGTCAGCCTTGTGCTTTTAGCGCTAATTATCGGCTTGTTTGCCGGGGCATATCCGGCGTTGTTATTAGCAAATATCAGGTTATCGAAAATACTAAAAGCAGGGTTTTCCTTTACTTCCGGTAAAAGCACCCGCGGGTCGTTGATTATTTTCCAGTTTGTTATTTCCATCTTTTTGATCATTACTACTGTGATCATATTACAGCAGTTGTCCTTTATCCGCAATAAGGATATTGGCTATAATAAAAGTAATGTGATGGTTGTACCCGTTGGTTATGAAATGATGCCACAGATGGACGGGCTTAAAAAACAGCTGGCTAATATACCCGGGGTTGAGAGCGTAGCAGCTGCAAATAATGAACCGGTAAATGTAATGTGGGGTGATGCCATAAAAACAGATGATGGCAAAAGCCTTACCGTAAACGCGCTGCCCATGGATGAGGACTTTATAAAAACCATGCAGCTGAAAATAATTGCAGGAAGTGATTTTACATATTCGGATGTTTTGCAGATGGATGATACCACCAATAACCATAAAAACTTCCATTACACCTTTATACTCAATGAATCGGCTGCAAGAGCTTTAGGGTGGACACCTGAGCAGGCCATAGGAAAGAAAATTTCGAAAGATGCGCCGGGTGTGGTAAAGGCGGTAGTGAAAGACTTTAATTTTAAATCCCTTCATATGCCCATCAGCCCATTGCTGCTGTTTTTGGATCATAACCAATCTCAAGACCTGTTTGTGCGGATAAATGCTAACCAAACTTCAGCTGTTATTCAGGCTATACAAAGCCTTTGGAAGCAACGGGTGCAAAACCGTCCGTTTGAATATAAATTTCTGGATGATGATTTCGATGCACTCTATCGTACAGAACAGCGTACTGCCGGTGTTTTTTCAACCTTTTCGGCTTTAGCCATATTACTTGCCTGTATGGGGCTGTTTGCCATTACGGCGTTTTCTGTAGTACAGCGAACAAAAGAGATTGGTATCAGAAAAGTACTCGGTGCAAATGTATCATCCATTGTTTTACTGATCTCTAAAGACTTTTTGTTCATGGTGATTATTGCCATGGCAATTGCTTCACCAATAGCCTGGTATATGTCGGCTCAATGGTTGCAGGGGTTTGCTTATCGCATACATATTTATTGGTGGGTATTCGCCTCAGCCGGCATTGTCTCCTTAATGGTCGCGGCAATCACGGTAAGCGTACAAGCTATTAAGGCAGCATTAGCCAACCCGGTTGATAGTTTGAAAAGCGAGTAG
- a CDS encoding family 43 glycosylhydrolase, which yields MAENPFIRDIYTADPSARVFPDGRLYVYPSHDVDPPRGCDLMDKYHVFSTDDMVHWKDHGEILNSSQISWGRKEGGFMWAPDCVYKNGTYYFYFPHPSGTDWNKTWQVGIATSKKPASDFVPQGYLDLGNDSFAMIDPNVFVDDDGQAYFYYGGGGRCVGAKLKDNMTELAQPLAPMEGLKDFHEATWVFKRKGVYYLTYADNNREDGKDANRLNYATSKSPLGPWTYGGVYLGSTGSGTNHGSVAEYKGQWYAFYHNDVLSGQGNLRSICVDKLYFNADGSIQMVVQTGLKSNKQ from the coding sequence TTGGCAGAAAATCCATTTATCAGGGATATATATACTGCAGATCCCTCTGCAAGGGTATTTCCGGATGGCCGCTTATATGTTTATCCGTCACATGATGTTGATCCACCCCGCGGGTGTGATTTAATGGACAAATACCATGTTTTTTCGACTGATGATATGGTACACTGGAAAGATCACGGTGAGATATTGAATTCCAGTCAAATTTCATGGGGACGCAAAGAAGGTGGCTTTATGTGGGCACCAGATTGCGTTTATAAAAATGGCACCTATTATTTTTATTTCCCACACCCTAGCGGAACCGATTGGAACAAAACCTGGCAAGTTGGAATTGCGACAAGCAAAAAGCCGGCAAGTGATTTTGTTCCGCAAGGATACCTCGACTTAGGCAACGACAGTTTCGCGATGATTGACCCTAATGTTTTTGTTGACGATGACGGACAAGCTTATTTTTATTATGGCGGCGGCGGCAGATGCGTTGGGGCAAAATTGAAAGACAATATGACTGAATTGGCCCAACCCTTAGCACCTATGGAGGGGTTAAAGGATTTTCATGAAGCTACGTGGGTGTTTAAAAGAAAGGGAGTATATTATCTCACTTATGCCGATAACAATAGAGAAGATGGAAAAGACGCTAACCGCTTGAATTATGCCACCAGTAAAAGCCCTTTGGGCCCCTGGACTTACGGAGGTGTTTATTTAGGTTCAACAGGGAGTGGCACAAACCATGGCTCGGTGGCAGAATATAAAGGCCAATGGTATGCATTTTATCACAACGATGTACTTTCGGGACAGGGAAATCTCCGTTCTATCTGTGTGGATAAGCTATATTTTAATGCCGACGGATCGATCCAAATGGTGGTGCAAACTGGCTTGAAGAGCAATAAACAATAG
- a CDS encoding GH92 family glycosyl hydrolase: MKSLYKKRIRLSLIFIVIFLTGIIPVVKAQSSKSHHLTSYVDPYIGAGGHGHVFIGASVPFGAVQLGPENFYKGWDWCSGYHYGDSVLIGFAHTHLSGTGIGDLADILIMPYTGTVKTDKGQETVPGSGYASHYSHKNEQVRPGYYAVKLDASGIKVELTATERVGFHQYHFPAGKEAHVIIDLKEGVNDKSTATFIKQVDQYTIEGYRFSKGWAKNQWLFFAIRSSEPLPDFKVYDDNKLLQGNSGSGLAIKGLISFNAAPSILKLKVGISPVSSANALANIDAEIPGWDFQKVAKAADAKWNKELAKISIETKDNTNRRIFYTSLFHAMIDPALFNDHNGDYRGTDKKVYHHAAFDNYTVFSLWDTYRAENPLFDILQPKRAGDMINTMLAIYQQQGKLPIWHLMGNETGTMVGISSMQVVAEAYLKGIKGFDAGKAYEAEKGTAMSDSLGMLYVKNFKPIPTDKQSRSVAKGLEYAVSDGSIALMAKRMGKTADYNYFMKRSKNYQLYFDQADQFFKGKLSDGSWTPGFSPLKSKNDLYAEGNAWQYLWLVPQDVPGLISLLGGDESFNKKLDEFFQIKSTEEDGLADLTGLIGQYAHGNEPSHHVAYLYTYSGQQWKTAEKVRYIMKEFYLANTDGIIGNEDCGQMSAWYIFSSLGFYPVFPASETYVIGSPLFDKASINLDNGKKFTVEAINNSPANIYIQSLLLNGKRYDKSYILHRDIMNGGLLKIVMGSKPNYNFGKLQANRPQ, translated from the coding sequence ATGAAATCACTGTACAAGAAAAGAATTCGTCTTAGCTTAATATTTATTGTCATTTTTTTAACCGGTATTATTCCTGTTGTAAAAGCGCAAAGCAGTAAAAGCCACCATTTAACATCTTATGTCGACCCTTATATAGGTGCTGGCGGTCATGGCCATGTATTTATAGGCGCGAGCGTGCCATTCGGCGCGGTGCAGTTAGGCCCCGAAAATTTTTATAAGGGATGGGATTGGTGCTCGGGCTATCATTATGGTGATAGTGTTTTAATTGGATTTGCCCATACCCATTTAAGCGGAACCGGTATAGGTGACCTGGCGGATATACTGATCATGCCCTACACCGGCACGGTAAAAACAGATAAAGGTCAGGAAACAGTCCCCGGCAGTGGCTATGCATCTCATTATTCACACAAAAATGAGCAGGTTAGGCCTGGTTATTATGCTGTTAAACTGGATGCATCGGGCATTAAAGTTGAATTGACTGCTACTGAAAGAGTAGGCTTTCATCAGTATCATTTCCCTGCAGGTAAAGAAGCACACGTTATTATCGATCTAAAGGAAGGAGTAAACGACAAAAGCACTGCTACATTTATTAAGCAGGTAGATCAATACACCATTGAGGGATATCGTTTTTCAAAAGGATGGGCAAAAAACCAGTGGCTGTTCTTTGCCATACGCTCATCTGAACCCTTGCCGGATTTTAAGGTATATGATGACAATAAATTACTGCAAGGCAATAGCGGAAGCGGTTTAGCAATCAAAGGGTTGATCAGCTTTAATGCTGCGCCTTCAATTCTTAAATTAAAAGTGGGCATTTCACCGGTAAGTTCGGCAAATGCGCTGGCAAATATTGACGCGGAAATACCCGGATGGGATTTTCAGAAAGTAGCAAAGGCTGCTGATGCGAAATGGAATAAGGAATTGGCAAAAATTTCTATTGAAACCAAGGACAATACCAACAGACGCATTTTTTACACTTCCTTATTTCATGCCATGATCGATCCTGCTTTGTTTAATGATCATAATGGCGATTATAGAGGTACAGACAAAAAGGTATATCACCATGCGGCTTTTGATAATTATACCGTTTTTTCGCTTTGGGATACTTATCGTGCCGAGAATCCGCTTTTTGATATCCTTCAACCCAAAAGAGCAGGCGACATGATCAATACCATGCTGGCTATTTACCAGCAACAAGGTAAACTGCCTATCTGGCATTTGATGGGTAATGAAACCGGGACGATGGTGGGTATCAGCAGTATGCAGGTGGTTGCCGAGGCTTATTTAAAAGGAATTAAGGGATTTGACGCCGGTAAAGCTTACGAAGCAGAAAAAGGGACTGCCATGTCTGATTCATTAGGTATGCTATATGTAAAAAACTTCAAACCGATACCTACTGATAAGCAAAGCCGGTCAGTAGCCAAAGGCTTGGAATATGCAGTTAGCGATGGCAGCATCGCCCTGATGGCTAAAAGAATGGGTAAAACAGCCGACTATAATTATTTCATGAAACGGAGTAAAAATTACCAGCTTTACTTTGACCAGGCAGACCAGTTTTTTAAGGGTAAATTATCAGATGGCAGCTGGACTCCCGGTTTTAGTCCGCTCAAAAGCAAAAATGATTTATATGCGGAAGGGAATGCCTGGCAATACCTGTGGCTGGTACCGCAAGATGTTCCGGGGCTTATTTCGCTGCTGGGTGGCGATGAGTCATTTAATAAAAAGCTGGATGAGTTTTTTCAGATCAAATCAACCGAAGAAGATGGTTTGGCCGATCTGACTGGCTTGATAGGCCAGTATGCGCACGGTAACGAACCCAGCCACCATGTGGCTTATTTGTATACCTATAGCGGGCAGCAATGGAAAACAGCCGAAAAGGTAAGATATATTATGAAAGAGTTTTACCTGGCTAACACTGACGGGATTATTGGTAATGAGGATTGCGGGCAAATGTCGGCCTGGTATATTTTTTCATCGCTGGGATTTTACCCGGTGTTTCCAGCCTCTGAAACCTATGTTATTGGTAGTCCTTTATTTGATAAAGCCTCGATTAACCTCGATAACGGTAAAAAATTCACAGTGGAGGCGATCAATAACAGCCCGGCAAATATCTACATACAAAGCCTGCTATTAAACGGGAAGAGATATGACAAAAGCTATATTCTTCACCGGGACATTATGAATGGGGGGCTGCTCAAAATAGTTATGGGCAGCAAACCCAATTACAACTTTGGTAAGCTACAGGCAAACAGGCCGCAATAA
- a CDS encoding RICIN domain-containing protein, translated as MITQRKSHIINKNSLLLRLMLSVILSAGIFVTQVSAQTVDATTMTNKVMAGYQGWFRTPGDHDGNKGWAHLFNSAVPSPEKLGFDTWPDMSELSTGEKAAVPGFTYSDGSQAYLYSAQNPKTVLRHFQWMKTYGIDGVWLSEFCGHFPGGGGQRDSTAVLTIMRNVRRAATATGRTWAFMWDMSGFDGRMSKSDVYNIIINQWKKMVDEGVTSDPRYMHHNGKPVLLIWGFFPDRPASQPEYMNPVIDFLLAPGKYQATLIGGVDPNWRAQGTPEFQAMLMRMNGLQPWSVGRRIKDPATGYAVQNTSLWAGDIAKCKANNVIFMPVFNSGTHIAGPPPTPPAGPVVPRRTGNYLWEQFVAASKTGVINSAFVAMFDEINEGTQIMKIENNPPTQAPFLTYDGATSDYYLRLVGVGAKMLKEVKPISPIIPISPFDASKWYKITNRASGMGVTSTGSQITQAPDGMDNGMQWQLLYDGAGYFEIRNRATGKLLSSNSAVNNSPVTVTGNTNADNVKWHLEWDGTGYCRIRSKNGNMAISNNGSGTANSTLVQVTDDATDNLRWKITQQ; from the coding sequence ATGATAACTCAACGCAAATCACATATCATAAATAAAAACTCATTATTGCTACGGCTGATGCTATCGGTAATATTGAGTGCCGGCATTTTTGTAACCCAGGTCAGCGCGCAAACTGTTGACGCCACCACCATGACCAATAAGGTAATGGCCGGTTACCAGGGCTGGTTCCGTACGCCCGGCGATCATGACGGAAACAAGGGATGGGCACACTTGTTTAACTCGGCTGTTCCAAGCCCTGAAAAATTGGGATTTGATACCTGGCCGGATATGAGTGAACTGAGTACGGGTGAAAAAGCTGCTGTTCCGGGTTTCACCTATTCTGATGGAAGTCAGGCTTATCTTTATAGCGCTCAAAATCCTAAAACAGTTCTGCGCCATTTTCAGTGGATGAAAACATACGGTATTGATGGTGTATGGTTGTCTGAGTTTTGCGGGCATTTTCCGGGTGGCGGCGGGCAACGTGACAGTACAGCCGTGCTCACCATTATGCGGAACGTAAGGCGTGCGGCAACGGCTACCGGGCGTACATGGGCTTTTATGTGGGATATGAGCGGATTCGATGGCAGAATGTCAAAAAGCGATGTTTATAATATTATCATCAACCAATGGAAAAAAATGGTTGACGAGGGCGTTACCAGTGATCCGAGATATATGCACCATAACGGTAAGCCCGTGTTACTGATATGGGGATTTTTCCCGGACCGCCCTGCCTCGCAGCCGGAGTATATGAACCCGGTAATAGATTTTCTTTTAGCTCCCGGCAAATACCAGGCTACTTTGATAGGTGGGGTTGATCCGAATTGGCGGGCACAGGGCACTCCCGAATTTCAAGCCATGCTGATGAGGATGAATGGTTTGCAGCCATGGAGTGTGGGCCGCAGGATTAAAGACCCGGCAACGGGTTATGCTGTGCAAAACACATCGCTATGGGCCGGTGATATTGCAAAATGTAAAGCTAACAACGTGATATTTATGCCTGTATTTAATTCAGGTACGCACATAGCAGGGCCACCGCCAACGCCTCCGGCTGGTCCGGTGGTGCCCCGTCGTACCGGCAACTATCTTTGGGAACAATTTGTAGCCGCCTCAAAAACAGGAGTGATCAACAGTGCGTTTGTGGCCATGTTTGATGAGATAAATGAGGGTACACAGATCATGAAGATAGAAAATAACCCGCCAACGCAGGCTCCGTTCCTTACCTATGATGGTGCTACCAGCGATTATTACCTGCGTTTGGTAGGTGTGGGCGCTAAAATGCTGAAAGAGGTAAAACCTATTAGCCCAATTATTCCTATATCACCATTTGATGCTAGCAAATGGTATAAAATAACAAACAGGGCTAGCGGAATGGGAGTTACTAGCACAGGCTCACAGATCACACAGGCACCGGATGGCATGGATAACGGTATGCAGTGGCAATTGTTATACGATGGGGCCGGGTATTTTGAAATTAGAAACAGGGCGACCGGCAAGTTACTAAGCAGTAATTCTGCCGTAAACAACAGTCCGGTTACTGTGACGGGTAATACGAATGCCGATAATGTAAAATGGCATTTGGAGTGGGACGGGACCGGCTATTGCCGTATTAGAAGTAAAAATGGTAATATGGCTATCAGCAATAATGGTTCGGGTACTGCAAATTCAACGCTTGTGCAGGTTACTGATGACGCCACAGATAATTTGCGCTGGAAGATAACGCAGCAATAG
- a CDS encoding GDSL-type esterase/lipase family protein, translating into MKYFISAILIFSGLVVHAQTNDRIKVACIGASITYGARIENREQNCYPAQLQNMLGSHYQVTNYGVSATTLLRKGDYSYWKTKQYRDALADNPGVVIIDLGGNDAKLVNRIHLDEYEQDYKDFIHSFTQLPSHPRVILLSAMACFLKDTAGIWDPVIVNQVNPKIQKVAYDGHVEVIDMHSPFINKEANMPDKLHPDKVGAGIMAQNVYRVIGQERDRDYDIFKSLEMPLKQSSFYGYECADFTFNGRDCKIAKPKFAAKGHPWVWRARFWGHEPQTDIALLQQGFHIVYYDAAELLGNSEAIADWDSYYKLLRKAGLAKKAVLEGMSRGGVYAFNWAALNPEKVACVYVDNPLLNIPSWAAQFINKLGAKDDMFLAFKKDYNLTTDSDIMNFRGSPVDKVKQIVKGKYPILILCADADEEVIPQENTLLFEQKVKALNGNITVIHKPGFKHHPHSLPNPAPIVDFILKETGYVTKS; encoded by the coding sequence ATGAAATATTTTATTTCAGCCATTCTTATTTTTAGCGGACTAGTGGTTCATGCGCAAACCAACGACAGGATAAAAGTAGCCTGTATAGGTGCCAGCATAACCTATGGTGCCCGTATCGAAAACAGGGAACAGAATTGTTATCCTGCCCAGCTGCAAAATATGCTTGGTAGTCACTATCAGGTAACAAATTACGGCGTAAGCGCTACTACTTTATTACGTAAAGGCGATTACTCATACTGGAAAACCAAACAATACCGGGACGCTCTGGCCGATAACCCGGGTGTGGTAATTATTGATCTGGGTGGTAATGATGCGAAATTAGTTAACCGTATCCATCTGGATGAATATGAGCAGGATTATAAGGACTTTATCCATTCATTTACCCAATTGCCATCGCACCCGCGTGTTATTTTATTGTCGGCTATGGCCTGTTTTTTAAAAGATACGGCCGGTATCTGGGATCCGGTAATTGTGAACCAGGTCAATCCGAAGATACAAAAGGTAGCTTATGATGGGCATGTGGAAGTTATTGATATGCATTCGCCGTTTATAAATAAAGAAGCCAACATGCCCGATAAGCTGCATCCGGATAAAGTTGGTGCCGGTATCATGGCGCAAAACGTTTACAGGGTGATAGGGCAAGAGCGGGATAGAGATTATGATATATTCAAAAGCCTTGAAATGCCATTAAAACAAAGTTCGTTTTATGGTTATGAATGCGCTGACTTTACTTTTAACGGAAGAGACTGTAAAATAGCAAAGCCCAAATTTGCCGCCAAAGGCCATCCCTGGGTTTGGCGCGCACGTTTCTGGGGCCATGAGCCGCAAACAGATATTGCATTGTTGCAGCAAGGTTTCCACATTGTTTACTACGATGCGGCGGAGCTGCTGGGCAATAGCGAGGCCATTGCTGATTGGGATAGCTATTATAAATTATTACGCAAAGCAGGGCTCGCTAAAAAAGCAGTACTGGAAGGCATGAGCCGCGGTGGCGTTTATGCATTTAACTGGGCGGCTTTAAATCCCGAAAAGGTAGCTTGTGTGTATGTTGATAATCCTTTATTGAATATCCCGTCATGGGCAGCGCAGTTTATCAATAAGCTCGGCGCGAAGGATGACATGTTCCTGGCTTTTAAAAAGGATTATAACCTGACGACCGACAGCGATATAATGAATTTTAGAGGCAGCCCGGTTGATAAAGTAAAACAGATTGTAAAGGGCAAATATCCCATACTAATACTTTGTGCCGATGCGGATGAGGAAGTAATCCCGCAGGAAAATACGCTGCTATTTGAACAAAAAGTAAAAGCATTGAACGGCAATATCACCGTAATACACAAGCCTGGATTTAAGCATCACCCGCATAGCCTTCCTAATCCGGCGCCAATTGTTGATTTTATATTGAAGGAAACCGGGTACGTTACCAAAAGCTAA